The following DNA comes from Streptomyces sp. Ag109_O5-10.
GGACCGCGATGATCGTGTTCCTGCTCGCGGTGCTGTACATCGTGGTCTCCGCGAAGAACCGGCCGGGCCGGGAGGCGGTGGTCGAGCCGGGCGCCGCCTCCGACGTGGGCGCGTCCGACGAGGGCGCGTCCGACGGGGAGGGTGTCTCCGACGGTGAGGCCGACGGTGCGGGTGAGCCGAAGGCGTCCGGCGAACAGGCCGAGGCCGAGGTCGAGGACGACGCCGAGGTCAAGGACGAGGCCAAGGACGAGGTCAAGGACGAGGCCGGGTCGGGGACCACGAAGAGCTGACCTGCTGCCGTACGACGAGGAGGGCGCCCGGGATCGAACCGGGCGCCCTCCTCGTGTCCGGGGCCGCTGGGGGGTTGCGCCGGGTGCGGCACCGCCGGACAGCACCGTCGTGGTTCTCGCCGTCGCGACGGAAAGAACTCACAACCCCCCCACTTCCTCCCCCCCACCCGCCACTGCCGTCCCCACCTGCCACTGAGGTGGCCCTCATCGGCGGCTGGTCTTCCTGCCTGCCACTGAGGTGGCCCTCATCGGCGGCTGGTCTTCCTGCCTGCCACTGAGGTGGCCCTCATCGGCGGCTGGTCTTCCTGCCTGCCACTGAGCTGGCCCTCTCCGGCGGCTGCCCTTCCCGCCTGCCACTGAGCTGCCGCTCACCGGCGACTGTCCTCCCCGCCCGCCACTGGGCTGGCCCTCACCGGCCACTGCCCTCACCCGCGGCCTCTCTCCGCCCGCGGCCTCCCTCCGTCGGCGCCTTGTCCCGGCGGTCGCCCTTTCCGCCGGTGGGCGGGGTCAGTGGCGGTTCAGCAGGGAGAGGGTTCTGCGGGCTGTCGCCACCACGGCTGCGTCGATGAAGCTGCCGTCGGGGAGGGCTTGGGCGCCCTGCTGGGCGGTGGCTGCCTTGATGACTGTTTCCGCCTGTTCCACTTCGGCCTCCGTGGGGAGGTAGGCCCGTTCGATGATCGGGAGCTGCCGGGGGTGGATCGCGGCGCGGCCCAGGAAGCCCAGGGCGCGCCCGTGGGCGCAGGACGCGGCGAGGCCGTTGAGGTCACGGGTGTCGGGGTGGACCGACTGGGGCGGCGGGGCGAGGCCCGCCGCCCGCGCGGCGACCACGATCCGGGAACGGCACCAGTCGAGGCCGATGTCGTCCCGTACGCCCAGGTCGGCCCGTAGGTCCGACTCGCCCAGGGAGATGCCCCGCAGGGCGGGGTGGGCGACGGCGATGGCATAGGCGTGTTCGATGCCGAGGGCCGATTCGAGCAGGGCGTAGAGGGGGAGGGCGGCGGTGCGGGCCGCGAGGCGGCGGACGTCCTCGGGGCTCGTGACCTTCGGGAGGCGTACCCCGACGAGGCCGGGGAGGGCCTGGAGGGCCTGGATGTCGGCCCCTGCCCAGGGGGTGTCCAGGGCGTTGATCCGGACGTGGACCGGGACCGGCTGGGGATGGGCGAGGAGCTCGGCGGTGGCGGCGCGGGCGTAGTCCTTGCGGTCGGGGGCGACCGCGTCCTCCAGGTCGATCACCACCACGTCGGTTCCGGAGCCCAGCGCCTTGGCGACGACGTGCGGCCGGTCGCCGGGGACGTACAGCCAGGTCAGGGGGAACGCCGCGGTGGTCATACGGCGCCCTCCGCACGCAGGGCCCGTACCTGGGCCGGGGTCAGGCCCAGCTCGGCCAGGACCTCCTCCGTGTCGGCGCCGTGCGGGCGGCCGGTCCAGCGGATCGCGCCGGGGGTGGCCGAGAGCCGGAAGAGCACGTTCTGCATGCGCAGGGGGCCCAGGTCGGGGTCGGGGACGGTCGTGATCGTGTTCAGCGCCTGGTACTGGGGGTCCTCCATGACGTCCCGCACGTCCTGGATCGGCGCCACCGCCGCCTCCGCCTTCTCGAACTCGGCCAGCACCTCGGCGCGGGAGCGGGTGGCGACCCAGTCGCCGACGGCCGCGTCCAGGACATCGGCGTGCGCGGCCCGGCCGGCTCCGGTCGCGAACCACGGCTCGTCGATCAGGTCCGGGCGCCCGACCAGGCCCATCACGCGTTCGGCGATCGACTGGGCCGAGGTGGACACCGCGACCCAGCTGCCGTCCGCCGTGCGGTAGGTGTTGCGCGGGGCGTTGTTGGCGGACCGGTTGCCGGTGCGTGCCTGGACGTAGCCGAGCTGGTCGTACCAGATGGGCTGGGGGCCGAGGACGGCCAGGATCGGCTCGATGATCGCCATGTCGACGACCTGGCCCTCGCCGGTGCGGTCCCGCGCCGCGAGCGCGGTCATCACGGCGTACGCGGTGGTCAGCGCCGCGATGGAGTCGGCGAGCCCGAACGGCGGCAGCGTCGGCGGGGCGTCCGGTTCGCCGGTGATCGCAGCGAAGCCGCTCATCGCCTCGGCGAGGGTGCCGAAGCCGGGGCGGCGGGCGTAGGGGCCGAACTGACCGAAGGCGGTGACCCTGGCCAGGACCAGGCGCGGGTTGGCGGCGGACAGCTCCTCCCAGCCGAGGTCCCACTTCTCCAGGGTGCCGGGGCGGAAGTTCTCGATGATCACGTCGGCGGTGGCGGCCAGCCGGAGGAGGGTGGCGCGGCCGCCGGGCTTTGACAGGTCGAGGGTGAGGGTGCGCTTGTTGCGCCCGAGCAGCTTCCACCACAGTCCTACGCCCTGCTTGGCGGGGCCGTGCCCCCGGGAAGGGTCGGGCTTGGCGGGGTGCTCGACCTTGACGACCTCGGCGCCGAAGTCACCGAGCATGGTGGCGGCGAGGGGACCGGCGAAGAGGGTGGCCAGATCGAGGACGCGCAGACCGGTGAGGGGCGCGGGCGCCGGTGTCGTGGACGTCGTCGGGGTCGTCGGGGTCGTCGGCGTCGTGGGTGCCTCGGGTGCCGTACTCATGCGGTGTACTGGGTTTCGATCTCCGGGCGGTACGGCATCGACTCCGTCGCCCCTTCCCGCTGGACGGAGATCGCCGCCGCGGCCGCCGCCCAGGACAGGGCCTCGCGGATCGGTTTCTCCTCGGCCAGGGCCACCGCGAGGGCGCCGACGAAGGTGTCGCCCGCGCCGGTCGAGTCGACGGTGGTCACATGGGGCGCGGGGATGACGAGCGGGGCGGCGTCGCGGGTGAGGTAGAGGCTGCCGGCCGCACCGAGGGTGACGATGACCTGCGGCACCTGGTCGAGGAGCGCGGCCGCCGCGTCGCGCGGGTCGGTGCGGTCGGTGAGGGTGGCCGCTTCCCGTTCGTTCGCCACCAGCAGGTCGATGTTGTCGAGGAGTTCGGACGGCAGCGGGCGGGCGGGGGACGGGGTGAGGACCGTCCGGATGCCGTGGCGGCGTGCGGCCTGCGCGCCGGCCACGACCGCGGCGAGCGGGATCTCCAGCTGGAGCAGGAGCATGTCGGCGGAGGCGATGACGCCCTCGTCGCCGGGGGAGAGATGGTCGACGGTGCCGTTGGCGCCGGGGATCACGACGATCGCGTTGCCGCCCTCGTCGTCCACGACGATGTGCGCGGTGCCGGACGGGCCCTCGATCGTGCGCAGCGAGTCCGTATCCACGCCGGAGTGTTCGAGGGTCTCGCGCAGCCGGACGCCGTAGGCGTCGTGGCCGACCGCGCCGATCATCGAGACGGTGGCGCCGGCGCGGGCCGCGGCGATCGCCTGGTTGGCGCCCTTGCCGCCGGGGATCGTGCGGAACGCGCGTCCCGTCACGGTCTCGCCGAGCTGCGGCGCCTTCTCGGCGTACGCGACGAGGTCCATGTTCATGCTGCCGAGTACGGCGATGTGGGTCATGAGCGGGTCGCCTCCAGGTGGGTGAGGTGGGCGAGGGTGTCGAAGCCGGTGCCGTCGAAGCCGCCGACGGAGGTGGCGAGCCGGTTCTTGAGCGGGACCGTCCAGCGGTCGGGGAGCGCGTCGGGGTCACGGGCGAGCAGCCCGGCGACGGATCCCGCCGTCGCGCCGTTCGAGTCGGTGTCCCAGCCGCCGCTCACCGCGCGGCAGACGGAGCCGGTGAAGTCGCCGTCGGCGTGGGTGAGGGCGGCGACGGTCAGGGCGGTGTTGGGAATGGCGTGCACCCAGTGGTGGGTGGGGGAGTAGGCGGCGTGGAGTGCGTCGACGACGGTGTCGAAGTCGGCGTGCTGCTGCGCGAGCCGGATCGCGTGGTCGACGGCGCGGGCGAGGCGGGAGTGGGGCGGGATCACGGACCGGCCGGTGCGCAGGCAGGCGTGGACGTCGTGGCTGCCGGTGGCTGCGGTGGCGATGACGGCCGCGGTGAACATCGCCGCGTAGACGCCGTTGGCCGTGTGGGTGAGGGTGGCGTCGCGGTGGGCCTGTTCGGCGGCCGCGGCCGGGTCGCCGGGGTTGGTCCAGCCGTGCGCGTCGGCGCGGATGAGGGCGCCGATCCACTCGCGGAAGGGGTTGCGGTGGCGGGCGGTGTGCGGGGGTTCGACGCCGGTGAGGAGGTTGCGGTAGGCGACGCGCTCGGCGGTGAAGGTGCGGCCGGCGGGGAGCTCGTCGAGCCAGAGGGCGGCGACGTCGGCGGTGGTGAAGTTCCTGGTGTGGCGTTGGAGCAGGAGGAGGTTGAGGAGGGGGTAGTTGAGGTCGTCGTCCTCGGGCATGCCGTCGATGTTCTCGGCGAGGGAGGTGGGGGCCGAGCGGCGGTTCCAGGGGTGGGCGGAGAGGAGTTCGGCGGGGACGCCGTGGGCCGTGAAGTAGTGGTTCAGGGGCCAGTTGCCGGTGGCGCGGGCGAGTTCGCGGATGGCGTGCAGGGGAAGCTTCTCGACGGGTTTCCCGAGCAGACAGCCGACGGCTCGGCCGAGCCAGGCGGCGTGGTAGGCGCGGGCGGGCGGGGGCTGGGGGCGGGGACGCTCACCGGCGCCGGCCCGGCGCCGCCCGTGCCCACCCGTGCCGCCCCCGCGGCCCGGCCGCCCGCGGCTGGATGAGAGTGGCGGCTGGGCAGCGCCTCGGCAGGGGCGCGGGGAACTGCGTGGCCGGCCTCCGCGCACCCGCAGTCGCACGACGGTCCGCACCGTGCTCCCCGTGGCGCTGACGGCCATTCGGGACACAGCGCCCTGATCGCGGCCAGATCCGTCGGCTCGTTCAACCGACTCGGCAGGTCGGCGAGTTCGTCGAGGAGATCCTCCGCCAGCTGGCGCACATACCGGGACGCCCGGTCCGGCGACGCGCCTGCCCGGTCCGGCGCCTCCGCGCCCCCCGCCGCCCGCCAGCGCGCGGCGATCGCCGACGGCTCCCGCCCGTCCTGCCGGGCCTGGCACAGCTCGTGGCCCAGCAGGTCCTCCGGCTGGACCCAGGTCAGTCGGAGCAACTCGGACCTCCGAGGCGGGCGAAGGACTCCTCGTGGGTGCGGCGGCGTTCGACGTCGCGGGCGAAGACCTCCCGGGCCACTCCGGCCAGGACCCGGGGTGGTTCCCAGAGGTCGAGGCGGCTGGCCTCGGCGACCCGCTTCGACCAGTCCTCCGGGACCGGCGAGCCCAGCGCCCCGGTGATCGCGCCCGCCATCGTCGCGATGGAGTCGCAGTCCCGGCCGTAGTTGACGGAACCGAGGACCGCGTGCCGGTAGTCGCCGCCGGCCACCAGCAACATGCCCAGCGCGACCGGGAGTTCCTCGATGGCGTGCAGGCGGGAGGGGCGGCGGGCGCCGAGGGAGGGGGACCGGTAGTCGGGGCCCACCGTGTCGTAGGGGGCGATCGCCTCGCGGAGCGGAACCAGCGCCGACTCGAAGTCGGAGTGGTGTGCCGCCGTTTCACAGACGCGTTCGATCGCCTCTCGGGTGCCGTCCTTCGCCACGGACAGGCAGGCGCCGACCACGGAGTCCGGTGTCGCGCCCGGCGCGGTCGCCGCCGCCACCGCCGCCGCGAAGACGCCCGCCGCCTCCCTGCCGTACGACGACTGGTGGGCGCCCGCGACGTCCAGGGCCTCGGCGTAGGCCGCCTGCGGGTGCGCCGCGTTGACCAGGCCGACGGGGGCCATGTACATCGTCGCACCGCAGTTGACGATGTTGCCGACGCCGGCCTCGCGGGGGTCGACGTGGCCGTAGTGGAGGCGGGCCGCGAGCCATTTCTCCGCGAGGAAGATCCGGTGCAGGGGGATGGTCTCCGTCTCCAGTTCCGGGATCCAGCGGGGGTTGGTCATCAGGTCGGGGACCAGGTGGTCGGCGATCGCGTACGCGTCGAGGTGGTCGCGGACGCGGTCGTACACCCGTACCAGCGCGTGGGTCATCAAGGTGTCGTCGGTGACGTGCCCGTCGCCCTTGTGGTACGGCGCGATGGGGCGGGCGGTGCGCCAGGCGTCGCCGTTCCAGGGGCCGACGATGCCGTGGACGCGGCCGCCGTGGCGTTCGAGGATCTGGTCGGGGGAGTAGCCCTCGACCGGGCCGCCGAGGGCGTCGCCGACGGCGGCCCCGACCAGCGCTCCGGTGATCCGGTCGTCGAGCGAAGCTCCGGCGCTTTGTTCTTCTTTGGGCGTCATGCACCGAATCATCCACCTGGACGGGCCGGTTGTGTGGCTTCCAGGAGTTCGGCGAGTTCCACGAGGTCCGTGCCGGTGAGGCGGGGGAGGGCACAGCCGGAGAGGGTGCGGCAGGCGTCCCGCCAGGACGGCGGAACCGTGTCACCGCCGCCGAGGGCGCCGGTGAGCGCACCGGCCAGGGCGGGGGCGGAGTCGGCGACCCGGGAGAGGCAGGCGGCGGCGGGCACGGCCTCGGCGATCCGGCCGCGCGCGGCGGTGGCGAGGGCGAGGGCGACCGGGACGGTTTCCGCGGCGGCGATGCCGTAGCTGTAGACGTGGTCGACGATTTGGTGTTCGAGGAAGGGGACCAGGGCGAACGCGGAGTCCGCGGTGCCGGCGAGGGTGAGGGCGTGCCGGGCGTTGCGGCCGATCTCGGTGACCTCGGGGAGTTCGGCGAGGGCCGCGGCCACGCAGGTCTCCACCTCGGCGCCGACGAGGGCGAGAGCGAGGGCGGCGGCCATGGCGCGGGCGCCGTGCACCCCGTCGCCGTCCTGGGTGTAGCGGGCGTCGAACTCGGCGAGGTCGGCGGCGCGTTGCGGGTCGCCGGGATGGGCGACGGCGAGGGCGCAGGCGCGGACACAGGCTGCGTCGTCGAAGTAGTGCGGGTTGTCGTGGCCGGTGGCGGGCGGGCGCAGGCCGGCGGCGAGGTTGCCGAGGCCGGCGCGGACGGAGATGCGGGCGCGCAGGGGGAGTACGGCCGACTCGATCTCCGGGGCGCGTTCGGCCGCGGCGGCGACCTCGGAGGCGACGGCGGTCCAGGTGAGGTCGATGGCGGCGCGGGTACGGAGCTCACGGCTGAGGTCGCCGAGGAGGGTGTCGTCACCGGCGCGCAGGACGGCCTCGGCGGCGAAGGCCGCCCACTCGGCGTCGTCGGAGGGGCCGAGGCGGAGGGGCTCGGGAGGCTGGTTGAGGGCGATGGGGACGGGGAGGGTGGTGGTCGCGTTCTGCTCGGCGAAGGTGTCGAGTTCCCGGGTGAGGCGGCGGGTCCACTCGGGCATGCGGGACGCGCGGTGCCGCGCGGAAGGCCAGCCGGCGGCGTCGCCTGCGGCGAGGCCGAGGAGGAGCCCCTCGATACGACGCCGGTTCACCGGAGCCCCTCGCCGCAGCCGGCCCCCAGGGGGCTCCGCCCTCTGGAGCCCCGGGCGCGCGCCCGTCCACCACCGGACTCGGTCGGCAGAGGGCCGGGTGCCGGGGGGTGTGGTTCGGTCGGGAGGAAGGCGGGTGCCGGGGGGTGTGGTTCGGTCGGGAGGAAGGTGGGTGCCGGGGGGTGTGGTTCGGTCGGGAGAAGGGTGGGTGCCGGGGGGTGTGGTTCGGTCGGGAGAAGGGTGGGTGCCGGGGGGTGTGGTTCGGTCGGGAGGAAGGCGGGTGCCGGGGGGTCTGGTTCGGTCGGCAGAAAGGCTGCCTCGGTGGGGCGGGGCTCCGTGGGGATGAGGTCGGCCGGATCGGGATGCGGTCCGGTCGGCAGGAAGGCTGACCTGGTAGGGGGTGGCTCGGTCTGGTCCGGCGCCGCCGGCACCAGCAGTTCCGCCACCTCCAGTACGTGGTGGCCCGCCATCGACGGCAGGCAGCTCCCCCGTACCGGGCCGATCGCCGCCCCCCACTCCGGTGGGATCGCCGCCTCTCCCCGCGTCGCTCCGGCCAGCGCCCCGGCGACCGCGGCCGTGGTGTCCGCGTCGCGCCCCATGTTGACGGCCGTCAGCACCGCGTCGCGGAAGTCGCCGTCCGCCGCGGCGTACGCGCCGAAGGCGAGGGCCACCGCCTCCGGGGCCAGGTCGGTCCACGGGTAGCCGCCGATGACCACCGCGGAGCGGACCGCCCGTTCGCCGCCGTGGGCCACCGAGACGGCCCGGCGCAGGGAGCGGGCCGTCCAGGAGTCGTCCGGGATCACCGCGAGCGCGGCCGCGACCACCGCCGTCGGCGGGGCCCCCGCCATCGCCGCCGCGACCCCCGCCGCCACCGCCTGGCCGCCGTAGATGCCCTCGCCCTCGTGGCTCACCGAGCCGTCGACGGCGACGAGCCGGGCCGCCTCGGCGGGGCGGCCCGCCGCGAAGACGCCGAAGGGTGCCGCCCGCATGGCGAGGCCGTCGCTCCAGGCGTGCCGGTGCTGGGCGGAGATGGGGGCGGCGAGGCCGCGGCGGAGGTTCTCCAGGGTGCCGCGCTCGCTGAAGCCGGCGCCCTTGAAGGGGCCCTCGGCGCGGTCGGCGATCCACTCGTGCCAGGCCGCCTCGACGTGGGCCGGGGTGAGTGCCGAGCCGTGCCGGGCCAGGAGGAGGCCGGAGAAGATCGCGTACTCGGTGTCGTCCGTACCGGCGGGACGGTCGGTCACGTAGCCCGTGATGCGGCCCCAGCGGGCGCGGATCTCGGAGGGCTTCATGTTCTCCGCCGGTGCCCCGAGCGCGTCTCCCACGGCCAGGCCCAGGAGCGCGCCCCGCGCCCGGTCGTGCAGCTCCCGGGCGCGCTCGTCGGGGGCGGGGACCGGCGGGGTGCAGACGATCGATGACATGGGCGGGCCTCTCCGGGAGGGGCTTCGCGCCGGGGCGCGAGCCGTTTGCGGATGTGTCCCACCAACGGCGGTTGACCGCAGCCTGTAGGGCCTCTACATCACCCGGTCGACATCTGTGCAGCCTCTCGCCCGTGTGAGCGGCAAGAGGTAAACCCACAGGTTAGCCGAGCCTTTCCTTGCTGGCGGCGGGGGAATGCGGGGGCGTAACGTCGGTGTTGTCGAAAGATAGAACTTGTCCAAACTTAGCTTTGCCTCAGCTTATGCGGGGCATGCGGCGAGACCCCTGGGGGACCCTTGATGGCCGTCATCGAGACGCAGGCGACTCTGCACGAAGCCCACCGCGACAACCACACCCACCGGGATGTGAACGGGGGCTGGCTGCGGCCCGCCGTCTTCGGTGCCATGGACGGGCTCGTCTCCAACCTCGCCCTGATGACCGGCGTGGCCGGCGGGGCCGTCGGCCACCAGACCATCGTGATCACCGGGCTGGCGGGGCTGGCCGCCGGGGCCTTCTCGATGGCCGCCGGCGAGTACACCTCCGTCGCCTCGCAGCGCGAGCTCGTCGAGGCCGAGCTGGACGTGGAGCGCAGAGAGCTGCGCAGGCACCCGCAGGACGAGGAGGCCGAGCTGGCCGCGCTGTACGAGGCGCGGGGCGTCGAGCCCGGGCTGGCCCGTGAGGTCGCCCGGCAGCTGTCCGCCGACCCGGAGCAGGCGCTGGAGATACACGCCAGGGAAGAGCTCGGCATCGACCCCGGCGACCTGCCCTCGCCGCTGGTCGCCGCCGTCTCCTCCTTCGGGTCGTTCGCGCTGGGCGCGCTGCTGCCCGTGCTGCCGTTCCTGCTCGGCGCGACCGCGCTCTGGCCCGCCCTGCTGCTGGCCCTCGCCGGGCTGTTCGGCTGCGGTGCCGTGGTGGCCAAGGTGACCGCGCGGAGCTGGTGGTTCAGCGGTCTGCGGCAGCTCGCGCTGGGGGGTGCGGCGGCCGGTGTGACGTACGCCCTGGGCACCCTGTTCGGGACGGCCGTAGGATAGGAGAACTGGTAGCTATGCGTTGGGCCGCATAAGTACCCGTTACTCGCTGGTTTCGAATGCTTAACCGCTGGGCATGAGCCGTAAGCGCCGCAGGCAATGACGCCTGCCATGCACCTGTGGGGTGGTGCGACGCTCACCCCCGCTCCGCGGACCGATGGACACGGATCTGTCCGGATCGGTCCCCCACCACCTTGACCGCTTCGGGCGGTACCTCGCCGTAAACCCCTGCGGCGTCCGCATGTTGGAACGGTGTATCCAGTTCCCGAGAACCACTCCATCATGTAACCTGCGTGAAATTTCGCAACAATAACGCAGAGGGCCAGCGTCGTCCCTCGGCACCTGCTATACGCCACTGACGACGACGGGAGAGCCGATGCGTACGCCGCGCCAGCCGTCCCAGCACTCCACGAACAACCGAAACTGGTCGTTCATGGATGCTCGCCCTGCTGCGCAGGGTATGTACGACCCCCGCAACGAGCGCGACGCCTGCGGCGTCGGCTTCGTGGCCACCCTCACCGGCGAGGCGAGCCATGCGCTGGTCGAGCAGGCGCTCACGGTTCTGCGCAACCTGGAGCACCGCGGCGCGACCGGCTCCGAGCCCGACTCCGGCGACGGCGCGGGCCTGCTCTCCCAGGTGCCCGACGCCTTCTTCCGCGCGGTGGCCGGATTCGAGCTGCCGGCGGCCGGTTCGTATGCCGCCGGCATCGCCTTCCTCCCGGAGGACGGCACCCAGGACGCCATCTCGCAGATCGAGACGATCGCAGACGAGGAGGGCCTCACCGTCCTCGGCTGGCGCGAGGTTCCGGTCGCCCCGCAGCTGCTCGGCGCCACCGCCCGCTCCACCATGCCGGTCTTCCGGCAGATCTTCGTGACCGACGGCGCCAGCGAGGGCATCGCGCTGGACCGCAGGGCGTTCGTGCTGCGCAAGCGCGCCGAGCGCGAGGCGGGCGTCTACTTCCCCTCGCTGTCCGCGCGGACCATCGTCTACAAGGGCATGCTGACCACCGGCCAGCTGGAGCCCTTCTTCCCGGACCTGTCCGACCGCCGCTTCGCGTCCGCGATCGCGCTCGTGCACTCCCGGTTCTCCACCAACACCTTCCCGTCGTGGCCGCTCGCCCACCCCTACCGGTTCGTCGCCCACAACGGTGAGATCAACACCGTCAAGGGCAACCGCAACTGGATGCGGGCCCGCGAGTCGCAGCTGGTCTCCGACCTGTTCGGGCCGCCGGAGAAGCTGGACCGGGTCTTCCCGATCTGTACGCCCGACGCCTCCGACTCGGCCACCTTCGACGAGGTGCTGGAGCTCCTGCACCTGGGCGGGCGTTCGCTGCCGCACTCCGTGCTGATGATGATCCCGGAGGCGTGGGAGAACCACGACTCCATGGACCCGGCCCGCCGCGCCTTCTACGGCTACCACTCCACGATGATGGAGCCCTGGGACGGCCCCGCCTGCGTCACCTTCACCGACGGCTCCCAGGTCGGCGCCGTTCTCGACCGCAACGGTCTGCGCCCGGGCCGCTACTGGGTCACCGACGACGGCCTGGTCGTCCTCGGCTCCGAGGTCGGCGTCCTCGACATCGACCCCGCCAAGGTCGTCCGCAAGGGCCGGCTGCAGCCCGGCCGGATGTTCCTCGTCGACACCGTCGAGCACCGCA
Coding sequences within:
- a CDS encoding CoA ester lyase; amino-acid sequence: MTTAAFPLTWLYVPGDRPHVVAKALGSGTDVVVIDLEDAVAPDRKDYARAATAELLAHPQPVPVHVRINALDTPWAGADIQALQALPGLVGVRLPKVTSPEDVRRLAARTAALPLYALLESALGIEHAYAIAVAHPALRGISLGESDLRADLGVRDDIGLDWCRSRIVVAARAAGLAPPPQSVHPDTRDLNGLAASCAHGRALGFLGRAAIHPRQLPIIERAYLPTEAEVEQAETVIKAATAQQGAQALPDGSFIDAAVVATARRTLSLLNRH
- a CDS encoding CaiB/BaiF CoA-transferase family protein yields the protein MSTAPEAPTTPTTPTTPTTSTTPAPAPLTGLRVLDLATLFAGPLAATMLGDFGAEVVKVEHPAKPDPSRGHGPAKQGVGLWWKLLGRNKRTLTLDLSKPGGRATLLRLAATADVIIENFRPGTLEKWDLGWEELSAANPRLVLARVTAFGQFGPYARRPGFGTLAEAMSGFAAITGEPDAPPTLPPFGLADSIAALTTAYAVMTALAARDRTGEGQVVDMAIIEPILAVLGPQPIWYDQLGYVQARTGNRSANNAPRNTYRTADGSWVAVSTSAQSIAERVMGLVGRPDLIDEPWFATGAGRAAHADVLDAAVGDWVATRSRAEVLAEFEKAEAAVAPIQDVRDVMEDPQYQALNTITTVPDPDLGPLRMQNVLFRLSATPGAIRWTGRPHGADTEEVLAELGLTPAQVRALRAEGAV
- the rbsK gene encoding ribokinase, which codes for MTHIAVLGSMNMDLVAYAEKAPQLGETVTGRAFRTIPGGKGANQAIAAARAGATVSMIGAVGHDAYGVRLRETLEHSGVDTDSLRTIEGPSGTAHIVVDDEGGNAIVVIPGANGTVDHLSPGDEGVIASADMLLLQLEIPLAAVVAGAQAARRHGIRTVLTPSPARPLPSELLDNIDLLVANEREAATLTDRTDPRDAAAALLDQVPQVIVTLGAAGSLYLTRDAAPLVIPAPHVTTVDSTGAGDTFVGALAVALAEEKPIREALSWAAAAAAISVQREGATESMPYRPEIETQYTA
- a CDS encoding ADP-ribosylglycohydrolase family protein produces the protein MTPKEEQSAGASLDDRITGALVGAAVGDALGGPVEGYSPDQILERHGGRVHGIVGPWNGDAWRTARPIAPYHKGDGHVTDDTLMTHALVRVYDRVRDHLDAYAIADHLVPDLMTNPRWIPELETETIPLHRIFLAEKWLAARLHYGHVDPREAGVGNIVNCGATMYMAPVGLVNAAHPQAAYAEALDVAGAHQSSYGREAAGVFAAAVAAATAPGATPDSVVGACLSVAKDGTREAIERVCETAAHHSDFESALVPLREAIAPYDTVGPDYRSPSLGARRPSRLHAIEELPVALGMLLVAGGDYRHAVLGSVNYGRDCDSIATMAGAITGALGSPVPEDWSKRVAEASRLDLWEPPRVLAGVAREVFARDVERRRTHEESFARLGGPSCSD
- a CDS encoding ADP-ribosylglycohydrolase family protein — protein: MNRRRIEGLLLGLAAGDAAGWPSARHRASRMPEWTRRLTRELDTFAEQNATTTLPVPIALNQPPEPLRLGPSDDAEWAAFAAEAVLRAGDDTLLGDLSRELRTRAAIDLTWTAVASEVAAAAERAPEIESAVLPLRARISVRAGLGNLAAGLRPPATGHDNPHYFDDAACVRACALAVAHPGDPQRAADLAEFDARYTQDGDGVHGARAMAAALALALVGAEVETCVAAALAELPEVTEIGRNARHALTLAGTADSAFALVPFLEHQIVDHVYSYGIAAAETVPVALALATAARGRIAEAVPAAACLSRVADSAPALAGALTGALGGGDTVPPSWRDACRTLSGCALPRLTGTDLVELAELLEATQPARPGG
- a CDS encoding VIT1/CCC1 transporter family protein, which codes for MAVIETQATLHEAHRDNHTHRDVNGGWLRPAVFGAMDGLVSNLALMTGVAGGAVGHQTIVITGLAGLAAGAFSMAAGEYTSVASQRELVEAELDVERRELRRHPQDEEAELAALYEARGVEPGLAREVARQLSADPEQALEIHAREELGIDPGDLPSPLVAAVSSFGSFALGALLPVLPFLLGATALWPALLLALAGLFGCGAVVAKVTARSWWFSGLRQLALGGAAAGVTYALGTLFGTAVG